In the genome of Puniceibacterium sp. IMCC21224, one region contains:
- a CDS encoding helix-turn-helix domain-containing protein — protein MSNTSVRSIRRGDLARATGCNLETIRYYEKIGIMPDPPRSTKGYRSYDNAHVKRLKFVMRSRDLGFSLEEVRGLLGLVDDRSRTCADVQLIAEDHLTDVQAKIADLQRIERVLSDTVARCTGDAAPECAVIDALLDA, from the coding sequence ATGAGTAACACAAGCGTGAGATCAATTCGGCGGGGTGATTTGGCACGAGCGACGGGCTGCAACCTGGAAACCATTCGCTACTACGAGAAGATCGGTATCATGCCGGACCCGCCGCGCAGTACGAAGGGTTACCGAAGCTACGACAATGCCCACGTCAAGCGGCTGAAATTCGTCATGCGGTCCCGCGATCTAGGCTTTTCTCTCGAAGAGGTTCGCGGGCTGCTTGGGCTGGTCGATGACCGATCCCGGACATGCGCCGATGTGCAGTTGATCGCTGAAGATCATCTGACAGACGTTCAGGCCAAGATTGCCGATCTGCAGCGTATCGAGCGCGTCCTGTCGGACACTGTTGCGCGATGCACCGGTGATGCTGCCCCAGAATGCGCGGTGATCGATGCGTTGCTTGATGCTTAG
- a CDS encoding mercuric transporter MerT family protein, with protein MEQNLAELPQSRSQKIGDETTKGWGATGLGVLGALAMTSCCILPLVLVSFGVTGVFIAQLGALYAYKWYTFALSAAFLGYGFYKAYRPVDAESCADGTCARPIDRRIMRATLWAASAIVAVAMIFPYITPFILKF; from the coding sequence ATGGAACAAAATTTGGCGGAACTTCCGCAATCTCGGTCGCAGAAAATTGGCGACGAAACCACCAAGGGATGGGGTGCGACTGGCCTCGGTGTGCTCGGCGCGCTGGCGATGACCTCGTGCTGCATCCTTCCATTGGTGTTGGTCAGCTTTGGCGTGACAGGCGTGTTCATCGCGCAGCTCGGGGCGCTTTACGCCTACAAGTGGTACACCTTCGCGCTGAGCGCCGCATTTCTCGGATATGGCTTCTACAAGGCTTACAGGCCCGTAGATGCCGAGTCCTGTGCCGATGGCACCTGCGCCCGCCCCATCGACCGCCGCATCATGCGGGCGACCCTCTGGGCCGCTTCCGCGATTGTCGCTGTCGCCATGATCTTTCCCTACATCACCCCCTTCATCCTGAAATTCTGA
- a CDS encoding periplasmic mercury ion-binding protein, producing MKHFLLSALTVAALSTPAFAEERQVEIAVSDLTCPSCSFIVASSMRGVPSVEIAAFEDGPAFGEGVYSVTYDDAETSIESIIGAVTANGYPAQVLPDTAS from the coding sequence ATGAAGCATTTCCTGCTATCTGCCCTGACCGTCGCCGCCCTCTCCACCCCGGCCTTCGCCGAAGAGCGCCAGGTCGAGATCGCCGTCAGCGATCTGACATGCCCGTCCTGTTCGTTCATCGTCGCCAGTTCAATGCGCGGTGTTCCTTCCGTCGAAATCGCCGCATTCGAGGACGGCCCCGCATTCGGCGAAGGCGTCTACAGCGTGACCTACGATGACGCTGAGACATCCATCGAAAGCATCATCGGCGCGGTGACAGCCAATGGCTATCCGGCCCAGGTCTTGCCTGACACAGCCTCCTGA
- the merF gene encoding mercury resistance system transport protein MerF: MTDTPENSDRLLKWGLGGALFAALCCFTPLLVVIVAGVGLSAFTGWLDYALFPLLFFSLAVVAQALWLRAGKPGPAPKLWATGLAAALSILIILFEFRFAIRITIGVFAATALYAVLLNRAQKKGSLS, encoded by the coding sequence TTGACTGACACACCCGAAAATTCCGACCGCCTGCTGAAATGGGGGCTTGGTGGCGCGCTCTTCGCCGCGCTCTGCTGCTTCACGCCGCTTCTGGTCGTCATCGTCGCTGGCGTCGGATTGTCGGCCTTCACGGGTTGGCTAGATTACGCCCTGTTCCCGCTGCTTTTCTTCAGCCTCGCCGTGGTGGCACAGGCGCTCTGGCTGCGCGCGGGCAAACCGGGACCGGCCCCGAAACTCTGGGCCACCGGCCTCGCGGCTGCCCTGTCGATCCTGATCATTCTCTTTGAGTTCAGGTTCGCAATACGGATCACAATCGGCGTTTTCGCCGCCACAGCACTCTACGCGGTTCTCCTGAACCGTGCGCAAAAGAAAGGATCGCTCTCATGA
- the merA gene encoding mercury(II) reductase: MKDLNKNGGGQGGYDLIVLGAGSAGFSAAITGADAGKRVALVGHGTIGGTCVNVGCVPSKVMIRAAEAVHGAKAAKRFPGLSGHAQVDDWQTLVQSKDDLVATLRQKKYADLLPEYEGVDYIDAGPARLVEGGVTIGERTLKAPKTIIATGGRPVLPTIDGIEDIGALDSTSLLELETLPKSLIFIGAGYIGAELAQMMSRMGVKVTLVARSHLLPGAEPEVSEALAAAFEAEGITLLTGLSYDTVRRDDAGVTLRVIQNGKPVEVTADHLVSTAGRRANTEDMGLDAIGVETDARGSIVVGEDMQTLVRGIYAAGDVTDRDQFVYMAAYGAKLAAKNAVLGEDHRYDNAAMPWVVFSDPQVAGVGLGEAQARDAGFDVKTSILPLDQVPRALAARDTRGLIKLVADRKSDRLLGGQIIAPEGSDTIQTLVMALKFGMTTKALGETVFPYLTTVEGFKLAAQTFDMDVAKLSCCAG; encoded by the coding sequence ATGAAAGATTTGAACAAGAACGGCGGCGGCCAAGGCGGCTATGACCTGATCGTCCTCGGGGCCGGATCGGCAGGATTCTCCGCCGCGATTACCGGCGCGGATGCCGGAAAGCGTGTCGCCCTCGTGGGACATGGCACCATCGGCGGAACTTGCGTCAACGTTGGGTGCGTGCCGTCCAAGGTGATGATCCGGGCGGCAGAGGCCGTCCATGGTGCAAAAGCTGCCAAGCGGTTCCCCGGCCTATCGGGCCACGCGCAAGTCGATGACTGGCAGACGCTCGTTCAGTCCAAGGACGATCTGGTCGCGACCCTGCGCCAGAAGAAATACGCCGATCTTTTGCCGGAATACGAAGGTGTCGATTACATCGACGCCGGTCCCGCGCGGCTGGTCGAAGGTGGCGTGACAATCGGTGAGCGAACCCTGAAAGCGCCGAAGACCATCATCGCCACGGGCGGGCGTCCCGTCCTGCCGACCATCGACGGGATCGAGGACATCGGCGCGCTCGACAGCACCAGCCTTCTGGAACTCGAAACACTGCCGAAGAGCCTGATCTTCATAGGCGCGGGCTACATCGGCGCGGAACTGGCCCAGATGATGAGCCGCATGGGCGTGAAGGTCACGCTTGTCGCCCGTTCGCATCTGTTGCCCGGCGCGGAACCAGAGGTCTCGGAGGCATTGGCGGCGGCGTTCGAGGCCGAAGGCATCACCCTTCTGACCGGGTTAAGCTACGACACTGTGCGCCGCGACGACGCAGGCGTGACGCTACGCGTGATCCAGAACGGAAAGCCGGTCGAAGTGACAGCGGATCACCTCGTTTCGACCGCTGGCAGGCGGGCCAATACCGAAGATATGGGCCTGGACGCAATCGGCGTTGAAACAGACGCGCGTGGGTCCATCGTCGTCGGCGAGGACATGCAGACATTGGTGCGAGGCATCTATGCGGCGGGCGATGTGACCGACCGTGACCAGTTTGTCTATATGGCGGCCTACGGTGCAAAGCTCGCCGCCAAAAACGCGGTTCTCGGCGAAGACCATCGCTACGACAACGCCGCGATGCCCTGGGTGGTGTTTTCCGACCCTCAAGTTGCGGGCGTCGGTCTTGGTGAAGCCCAGGCTCGGGACGCGGGCTTCGACGTAAAGACGTCCATCTTGCCGCTCGATCAGGTGCCGCGCGCGCTGGCCGCACGCGACACGCGCGGATTGATCAAGCTGGTGGCGGACAGAAAGTCCGACCGGCTGCTTGGCGGCCAGATCATCGCGCCCGAGGGGTCCGATACGATCCAGACCCTCGTTATGGCGCTGAAGTTCGGCATGACCACCAAGGCACTTGGCGAGACGGTCTTCCCCTATCTGACAACGGTAGAAGGGTTCAAGCTGGCGGCGCAAACCTTCGATATGGACGTGGCAAAGTTGAGCTGCTGCGCCGGATGA
- a CDS encoding NAD(P)/FAD-dependent oxidoreductase: MSEDYDLIVIGAGMAGVAAANKCGAAGWRVAIVDALPYGGTCALRGCDPKKILRRGAEIMDAARLMQGKGIDPGDLSINWADLMAHKRGFTDPVPDKMEKGLSGNGVETLHGAARFTGDNTLEVDGTAYQSERFLVAAGAMPRPLSFTGADLLIDSTNFLNLEALPKRVLFIGGGFVSFEFAHIAARAGANPIIVDRGARPLRGFDPDLVEMLIERGAGIGVDLMRETEIVSVSEASGALSVEVKSGDETRTIETDLVVHGAGRVAALADLNLEAAGVDYSDKGIVVAPHLQSTTSSAVYAAGDSADTDGMPLTPVAVIEGKVAASNMLKDAQTVPDYAGIPTAVFTVPEVARVGMLETEARDAGHDVDVRFTDTSGWYSNYRIGETSAAAKILVDRSNGKILGAHLFGPEYGELINFFGLAIKLGLAAKQLKSMTAAYPSVGSDLGSLL, encoded by the coding sequence ATGAGCGAAGACTACGACCTGATCGTCATCGGGGCCGGCATGGCAGGCGTGGCCGCGGCGAACAAGTGTGGCGCAGCAGGATGGCGTGTGGCCATTGTCGATGCGCTGCCCTACGGCGGCACCTGCGCATTGCGCGGCTGCGATCCAAAGAAAATCCTGCGGCGAGGTGCGGAAATCATGGACGCGGCACGGCTCATGCAGGGCAAGGGGATCGATCCCGGTGATCTGTCGATCAACTGGGCCGATCTGATGGCACACAAGCGTGGCTTCACCGACCCAGTGCCGGACAAGATGGAAAAGGGCCTGTCGGGCAACGGCGTCGAAACCCTGCATGGAGCTGCCCGCTTCACGGGAGACAACACGCTGGAGGTCGATGGAACGGCATATCAGTCGGAACGGTTCCTCGTGGCCGCCGGTGCCATGCCCAGGCCGCTGAGCTTCACAGGGGCCGATCTCTTGATCGACAGCACGAATTTCCTCAACCTGGAGGCCCTTCCCAAACGGGTTCTTTTTATCGGCGGCGGCTTCGTGTCCTTCGAGTTTGCGCATATCGCCGCACGGGCCGGAGCCAACCCGATCATCGTGGATCGTGGCGCCCGGCCCTTACGCGGCTTCGATCCCGATCTGGTCGAAATGCTGATCGAGCGCGGCGCCGGTATCGGCGTGGACCTGATGCGCGAGACTGAAATCGTGTCGGTCTCGGAAGCCAGTGGAGCATTAAGTGTTGAAGTGAAGTCAGGCGATGAAACCCGAACAATCGAAACCGATCTGGTCGTGCATGGCGCGGGCCGGGTTGCAGCCCTGGCCGATCTGAATCTTGAGGCGGCCGGTGTTGACTACAGCGACAAGGGCATCGTTGTAGCCCCCCATCTGCAAAGCACGACAAGCAGCGCGGTCTATGCCGCCGGAGATTCCGCCGACACCGATGGTATGCCGCTGACGCCGGTCGCGGTGATCGAAGGGAAGGTCGCAGCCTCCAACATGCTCAAGGACGCGCAGACCGTACCGGACTATGCCGGTATTCCGACAGCCGTCTTCACCGTTCCGGAAGTGGCGCGTGTCGGCATGTTGGAAACTGAGGCAAGGGACGCCGGGCATGACGTAGATGTCCGGTTCACCGACACGAGCGGTTGGTACTCGAACTACAGGATCGGCGAGACCTCCGCCGCCGCGAAGATCCTCGTGGACAGGTCGAACGGCAAGATCCTCGGCGCGCACCTGTTCGGCCCGGAATACGGCGAACTGATCAATTTCTTCGGGCTGGCAATCAAGCTGGGCCTGGCGGCCAAGCAGCTTAAGTCGATGACGGCGGCCTATCCAAGTGTTGGATCGGATTTGGGGTCGCTTCTTTGA
- a CDS encoding YnfA family protein encodes MKTVLIYFAAALAEIAGCFAFWAWFRLDKSVFWLAPGMLSLAAFAWLLALSPADQAGRAYAVYGGVYIVSSLLWLWGVEGHRPDQWDVVGAVICLVGAGIILWAPRSI; translated from the coding sequence ATGAAGACGGTTCTTATCTACTTCGCCGCTGCGCTGGCCGAAATTGCCGGATGCTTTGCTTTCTGGGCGTGGTTCCGGCTGGACAAGAGCGTGTTTTGGTTGGCACCGGGCATGCTGTCCCTTGCCGCTTTCGCCTGGCTACTGGCGCTCAGCCCCGCCGATCAAGCGGGCCGCGCCTATGCAGTCTACGGTGGCGTTTACATCGTATCGTCCCTGCTGTGGCTATGGGGTGTGGAAGGGCATCGCCCGGATCAATGGGATGTTGTTGGAGCCGTCATTTGCCTTGTCGGTGCGGGTATTATTCTCTGGGCACCACGCAGTATTTGA
- a CDS encoding DUF736 family protein, translating to MFAGTLTRNVETAAAQYTGMIHSTRFDIAIQLEARAKMSERSPDFDVTAVNKSGRKVRIGTAWNETGNTSGNPYISMQIDVGLGPFRVNAVQTKEARAAQSGAFEIIPLVSNSLMKSGSISGELTAMDADNAFTGYIANMMFDLEFMLIENSYKSEETHPDYRIEVSSPRGTPIRVGSAWMAKSSRTGNDYLSLLINTPDGDLRVNAVQNEEQRGGQTFSIIPFIDSGEQPQDAAAGLSLVA from the coding sequence ATGTTCGCAGGAACCCTCACTCGCAATGTCGAGACCGCAGCCGCTCAGTACACCGGCATGATCCACTCGACGCGCTTTGACATCGCCATCCAGTTGGAGGCGCGGGCCAAGATGTCCGAACGCAGCCCGGATTTTGACGTGACGGCAGTCAACAAGTCGGGCCGCAAGGTGCGCATCGGCACGGCTTGGAACGAGACCGGCAATACCAGCGGCAACCCCTACATCTCGATGCAGATCGATGTTGGCCTCGGCCCGTTCCGGGTCAACGCGGTGCAGACGAAAGAGGCGCGCGCCGCCCAGAGCGGCGCGTTCGAGATCATCCCGCTGGTCTCGAACAGCCTGATGAAATCCGGCTCGATCTCGGGAGAGCTCACTGCCATGGACGCCGACAACGCCTTCACTGGCTACATCGCCAACATGATGTTCGATCTGGAGTTCATGCTGATCGAGAACAGCTATAAATCCGAGGAGACCCACCCCGATTACCGGATCGAGGTCAGCTCGCCGCGGGGCACACCGATCCGCGTCGGCTCGGCCTGGATGGCGAAAAGCAGCCGCACGGGCAATGACTACCTGTCGCTGCTGATCAACACGCCCGACGGCGACCTGCGTGTCAACGCCGTGCAGAACGAAGAACAGCGCGGTGGGCAGACCTTCTCGATCATCCCGTTCATCGACAGCGGTGAGCAGCCGCAGGACGCAGCCGCGGGGCTGTCGCTGGTCGCATGA
- a CDS encoding DUF6878 family protein — MTNPQIDYAAMAAQWRAERETTLKASRTELLAQLRALGISEVAVEYEGYGDSGNVEDVTVQPAEVNLPEALATEVGDFAWSLAYHHHPGFENNEGGYGTLTWDLHNDSITLDHADRFVECSHSYVEGL, encoded by the coding sequence ATGACCAATCCCCAGATCGATTATGCCGCAATGGCGGCTCAGTGGCGCGCGGAGCGCGAAACCACCTTGAAGGCATCCCGAACGGAGCTGCTCGCGCAACTACGTGCGCTTGGCATCAGCGAGGTCGCTGTCGAATACGAAGGCTATGGCGACTCCGGCAATGTCGAGGATGTGACGGTGCAGCCTGCAGAGGTCAACCTGCCGGAGGCGCTTGCCACAGAGGTTGGCGATTTCGCCTGGTCGCTCGCCTATCACCATCACCCGGGGTTCGAAAACAACGAGGGCGGCTATGGCACGCTGACCTGGGACTTGCACAACGACAGCATCACCCTCGATCACGCAGATCGCTTTGTCGAATGCTCGCACAGCTATGTCGAGGGTCTTTGA
- a CDS encoding strawberry notch family protein, with product MTKPKPANPALSISRPDLASALEQIGAEVDHQPLRSSALARIMRETFHGSDAGGAWDWRMAYDLMQAAAVQVLLRGDGAAGDIAAARLLASRLLTETRRSEQQIRLQQFSTPLPFAALVVRAAAIRKGETVLEPSAGTGALAAFAARAGATLLLNEIDPFRQRLLRAVFGGEVTGHDGEHIDDLLQTPVLPGVVVMNPPFASSVDRSRDKHIAAKHLIAAAKRLAPSGRLVAIMPPGFSPERDAAHWSRACGLLTPRLALTMPGQVYRKLGTSVETQLMVFDKVQEDGEMIRAIVCDMDEALPFVDAVAATRPEMRPAQRAAAATPARPNGPGSVPRKTAAGVVTGSKALANAVVPLTFTSLQTPRDNTPISDIYARYRPQRIEIAGAQEHPTPLVESIAMASVAPPVPSGAASAELRLPARLIEEGHLSEAQLETIILAHDAHGRDLPGRFTIDDDQTKLTRADDDPDARAYRLGYFLGDGTGCGKGRECAGLILVNWLSGRRRAIWVSKSATLIEDAIRDWTDLGGSPADIQPLSKWKPDQPIPIGDGILFVTYATLRSAGKCGTTRLSQILAWMGEDFEGVLAFDEAHAMQNAAGSEQGRGVKPSQQGLAGLRLQLAAPRARVFYISATGATSVHNLAYAARLGLWGQGPEYPFPSRESFVSAMEAGGVAAMEVVARDLKTLGLYTARALSFDGVEYDVLEHALTPAQIEVYDAYAGAFRTIHHNLEAALTATGVNDASGETNASAARASAKSRFESTKQRFFNHLLMGMKAPTIIRAIKEDLVAGEACVIQVVSTGESLLKRRLETMDPEDELVEGALTPRDYVLGYLEQAFPIHAQKLVEIDGNMVAEPLRDETGALVVSREALALRDAAMMELMTLAPIPSALDQILWAFGDEAVAEVTGRSLRPLKAEDGHLFIEKRSASSNSSETQAFMDGEKDILIFSDAGGTGRSYHAAQTAKNQKRRRHYLLEPGWRADAAIQGLGRTHRSAQVSAPFFRVCTSDVHGEKRFTSTIAKRLDQLGALTKGQRETGSQGMFREEDNLESPIARAALRGYFADLAAGRAEAMSYESFTDWTALRLIDKDGVLLEELPPIQRFLNRVLALPIHMQNALFAEFMRRIADQTERARAAGTLDLGVETLRGEKIEQVSTEDLWTCPKSGAVTRIIGLEVTDPVHVLGAEEAMSRNPDKLPMVNRASGRAALISARPMQMYDEDIVTLMRKVVRPNGSSYLEEARFESSAWEEIGKPEFTRLWDTEAASLPKTTTTKLYLLTGLLLPIWKDIPTTNERIYRVTPDGATAMIGRTLSEEGAAALRARFLVSNPQTPQEMLTAALGATAPVNLGRGLTLTRRRVTGEMRLELGGADRGMIEGLKAMGCFTEIITFQLRVFLPHGDGIDTGSILARIVGQEAATTSEQAA from the coding sequence ATGACAAAGCCCAAACCAGCAAATCCGGCTCTCTCAATCTCCCGCCCTGACCTCGCCTCTGCCCTCGAGCAGATCGGCGCGGAGGTCGACCACCAACCCCTGCGCAGCTCAGCGCTCGCGCGCATCATGCGCGAGACGTTTCATGGTAGCGATGCCGGCGGTGCCTGGGACTGGCGCATGGCATATGACCTGATGCAGGCCGCGGCTGTTCAGGTGCTGCTGCGTGGGGACGGCGCGGCAGGTGACATCGCCGCTGCAAGGCTGCTTGCCTCGCGGCTCCTGACGGAAACCCGTCGGTCGGAACAGCAGATCCGGCTGCAGCAGTTTTCCACGCCGCTGCCATTTGCGGCGCTGGTCGTGCGGGCGGCAGCCATTCGCAAGGGCGAGACCGTTCTGGAGCCCTCGGCTGGCACCGGTGCCCTGGCTGCTTTCGCTGCCCGGGCCGGTGCCACGCTTTTGCTCAATGAAATCGATCCGTTTCGCCAACGCCTCCTGCGCGCGGTCTTCGGCGGCGAGGTGACGGGTCACGACGGCGAGCATATCGACGATCTGCTGCAGACGCCGGTTCTGCCCGGCGTCGTGGTGATGAACCCGCCCTTCGCCTCCTCGGTCGACCGCTCCCGGGACAAGCACATCGCTGCCAAGCATCTCATCGCGGCTGCCAAGCGCTTGGCACCTAGTGGGCGGCTGGTGGCGATCATGCCGCCTGGGTTCAGCCCGGAGCGTGATGCCGCGCATTGGTCCCGCGCCTGCGGTCTCCTGACGCCGCGCTTGGCGCTGACGATGCCGGGGCAGGTCTACCGCAAGCTCGGCACCTCTGTGGAAACCCAGCTCATGGTCTTCGACAAGGTGCAGGAAGACGGCGAGATGATCCGCGCCATTGTGTGCGACATGGACGAAGCCCTTCCTTTTGTCGACGCCGTGGCCGCAACCCGGCCCGAGATGCGCCCCGCCCAAAGGGCGGCAGCGGCTACTCCTGCGCGACCGAACGGTCCAGGATCTGTCCCGCGCAAGACCGCTGCCGGTGTTGTCACCGGCTCCAAAGCCCTGGCCAATGCCGTTGTCCCGCTAACTTTCACAAGCCTTCAGACCCCGCGCGACAACACGCCCATCTCGGACATCTATGCGCGCTACCGTCCGCAGCGGATCGAGATCGCGGGTGCGCAGGAACATCCCACGCCGCTGGTCGAAAGCATCGCCATGGCCTCGGTCGCGCCGCCGGTGCCCTCAGGCGCGGCCAGTGCGGAATTGCGCCTGCCCGCCCGGTTGATCGAGGAGGGACATCTCTCCGAGGCGCAGCTGGAAACCATCATCTTGGCGCATGATGCCCATGGGCGCGATCTGCCAGGGCGTTTTACCATCGATGACGACCAGACCAAGCTGACGCGCGCCGATGATGATCCAGACGCACGGGCCTATCGCCTCGGCTATTTCCTTGGCGACGGCACCGGTTGCGGCAAGGGCCGCGAATGCGCGGGCCTCATTCTCGTGAACTGGCTTTCCGGGCGCAGGAGGGCGATCTGGGTGTCTAAATCCGCCACGCTCATCGAGGACGCGATCCGCGATTGGACCGATCTCGGCGGCTCACCCGCCGACATCCAGCCGCTCTCCAAATGGAAACCGGACCAGCCCATCCCGATAGGCGACGGTATCCTCTTTGTGACCTACGCCACGCTGCGGTCCGCGGGCAAATGCGGCACCACGCGGCTGAGCCAGATCCTCGCCTGGATGGGCGAAGACTTTGAAGGCGTTCTGGCCTTCGATGAGGCCCATGCCATGCAGAACGCGGCCGGGTCCGAGCAGGGCAGGGGGGTCAAACCCTCCCAGCAGGGCCTCGCCGGGCTGCGTCTGCAACTTGCCGCGCCCCGCGCCCGCGTCTTCTACATCTCGGCCACGGGTGCCACGAGCGTGCATAACCTCGCCTATGCCGCGCGGCTGGGGCTCTGGGGGCAGGGCCCCGAATACCCCTTCCCAAGCCGCGAGAGCTTCGTTTCTGCGATGGAAGCCGGCGGTGTCGCCGCCATGGAGGTGGTCGCGCGTGATCTCAAGACGCTCGGCCTCTACACGGCCCGTGCCCTCAGCTTTGATGGCGTGGAGTATGACGTGCTGGAACACGCGCTGACCCCGGCCCAGATCGAGGTCTATGACGCCTACGCTGGAGCGTTTCGCACCATCCACCATAATCTCGAGGCGGCACTGACCGCGACCGGCGTCAATGATGCTTCGGGAGAGACTAATGCCTCGGCCGCTCGCGCCTCGGCCAAGTCCCGCTTCGAGAGCACGAAGCAGCGCTTCTTCAACCATCTCCTGATGGGCATGAAAGCCCCGACCATCATCCGCGCAATCAAGGAAGATCTGGTGGCGGGCGAGGCTTGCGTCATCCAGGTGGTCTCGACAGGTGAGAGCCTGCTGAAGCGCCGGCTTGAGACGATGGACCCGGAGGACGAGCTGGTCGAGGGCGCGCTAACGCCGCGCGACTACGTACTGGGCTACCTCGAACAGGCTTTCCCGATCCATGCCCAAAAGCTCGTGGAGATCGACGGCAACATGGTGGCGGAACCTTTACGGGATGAGACCGGGGCGCTCGTTGTCTCGCGCGAGGCGCTCGCCCTGCGCGATGCGGCCATGATGGAGTTGATGACGCTGGCCCCGATCCCTTCGGCGCTCGACCAGATCCTCTGGGCCTTTGGTGACGAGGCCGTCGCCGAGGTCACGGGGCGTTCCCTCCGGCCCCTCAAGGCCGAGGATGGTCATCTCTTCATCGAGAAGCGCTCCGCCAGCAGCAATTCGTCGGAGACCCAAGCCTTTATGGATGGCGAGAAGGATATCCTGATCTTTTCCGATGCGGGCGGGACGGGCCGGTCCTATCACGCGGCGCAAACGGCGAAGAACCAGAAACGGCGGCGGCACTATCTTCTGGAGCCCGGCTGGCGCGCGGATGCGGCCATCCAGGGGCTGGGCCGCACGCATCGCTCTGCCCAGGTCAGCGCACCCTTCTTCCGGGTCTGCACCTCGGATGTGCATGGCGAGAAACGCTTTACCTCGACGATCGCCAAGCGCCTCGACCAGCTGGGGGCCCTCACCAAGGGCCAGCGCGAGACCGGCTCGCAGGGCATGTTCCGTGAGGAGGACAATCTCGAAAGCCCGATCGCGCGGGCGGCGCTGCGTGGGTATTTCGCCGATCTTGCCGCTGGGCGCGCTGAGGCGATGAGCTACGAGAGCTTCACCGACTGGACGGCCCTGCGGCTGATCGACAAGGACGGGGTGCTGCTCGAGGAACTGCCGCCGATCCAGCGGTTTCTGAACCGAGTGCTGGCGCTGCCCATCCACATGCAGAACGCGCTCTTTGCCGAGTTCATGCGCCGGATCGCCGATCAGACGGAACGGGCGCGCGCGGCAGGCACGCTCGATCTCGGCGTGGAAACCCTGCGTGGCGAAAAGATCGAACAGGTCTCCACAGAGGATCTCTGGACCTGCCCGAAATCCGGCGCCGTGACGCGGATCATCGGGCTGGAGGTCACCGACCCGGTCCACGTCCTTGGGGCCGAAGAGGCCATGTCGCGCAATCCTGACAAGCTACCCATGGTAAATCGCGCCTCCGGCCGCGCGGCGCTCATCTCGGCGCGCCCCATGCAGATGTATGACGAGGACATTGTCACGCTGATGCGCAAGGTGGTGCGGCCAAACGGGTCGAGCTATCTGGAGGAGGCTCGGTTCGAGTCCTCGGCCTGGGAAGAGATCGGCAAGCCCGAGTTCACCCGGCTTTGGGATACCGAGGCCGCGTCCTTGCCCAAGACCACCACGACCAAACTCTACCTGCTGACCGGGCTCTTGTTGCCGATCTGGAAGGACATTCCGACCACCAATGAGCGGATCTACCGGGTCACGCCCGACGGGGCGACCGCGATGATCGGGCGGACGCTGAGCGAGGAAGGGGCGGCCGCGCTGCGCGCCCGCTTCCTCGTCTCCAATCCGCAAACACCGCAGGAGATGCTGACCGCCGCCCTCGGCGCCACCGCACCTGTCAATCTGGGCCGGGGTCTGACTCTGACCCGTCGTCGTGTCACAGGCGAGATGCGCCTTGAGTTGGGCGGTGCGGATCGGGGCATGATTGAAGGTCTCAAGGCCATGGGGTGTTTCACGGAGATCATCACCTTCCAGTTGCGGGTGTTCCTGCCGCATGGGGACGGGATCGACACTGGGAGCATTCTGGCCCGGATCGTGGGGCAGGAAGCCGCCACGACGTCAGAACAAGCCGCCTGA
- a CDS encoding type II toxin-antitoxin system mRNA interferase toxin, RelE/StbE family has protein sequence MPNLEWKATAIADLLAIIDYISDDNPDAAQVLKDEIEHKTSLLPERPQMYRAGRVDGTREMVVRPNYIVVYAESPEKVTILRVLHAAQQWP, from the coding sequence TTGCCAAATCTTGAATGGAAAGCCACGGCCATAGCCGACTTGCTGGCAATCATTGACTACATCTCTGACGACAACCCGGATGCCGCCCAAGTTCTCAAAGACGAGATTGAACACAAGACGTCCCTCCTTCCAGAACGCCCTCAGATGTACCGCGCGGGCCGTGTGGACGGGACTAGGGAGATGGTTGTTCGGCCGAACTACATCGTGGTTTATGCTGAAAGCCCTGAGAAGGTGACCATTTTGCGCGTTCTTCATGCTGCGCAGCAGTGGCCATGA
- a CDS encoding type II toxin-antitoxin system RelB/DinJ family antitoxin: protein MPAQTSMLHVRVDDQLKAQASDALAGVGLTLSDAVRILLTRVAAEGGLPAGLTSDPDAYDAWFRAKVQEALDDPRPTTPHAKAMQDAQALIDGKRLAKS, encoded by the coding sequence ATGCCTGCCCAAACATCCATGCTTCATGTCCGTGTTGACGATCAGCTGAAAGCACAGGCTTCGGACGCACTTGCGGGCGTCGGTCTGACGCTCTCCGACGCGGTGCGTATTCTTCTGACCCGCGTGGCCGCAGAAGGCGGCTTGCCTGCCGGATTGACTTCTGATCCGGATGCCTATGACGCCTGGTTCAGGGCGAAGGTACAGGAAGCGCTGGACGATCCAAGGCCCACAACGCCCCATGCCAAGGCGATGCAAGACGCCCAGGCATTGATTGACGGGAAGCGCCTTGCCAAATCTTGA